The sequence GCTGTTGGCGAATCGGTACAAATACCGTTAAATTATTATCGTAACAATTTAGTTTCGTTAATGAATCTGTTGGATTGCCAACGTGAGTTTGATGTGCCAAATATGGTTTTCTCATCGTCGTGTACCGTTTACGGACAGCCTGAAAAACTACCGGTAACTGAGTCTACACCTCGAAAAGATGCTGAATCACCTTATGGAAATACCAAACGAGTAAGCGAAGATATTTTGCAAGACAGTGTTAAAGCATATCCCGAGTTAAAAGCAATTGCACTACGCTATTTTAATCCGATTGGAGCACATCCAACAGCATTGATTGGAGAACTGCCATTGGGAGTACCACAAAACCTGGTGCCGTTTATTACTCAAACTGCAGCCGGATTGCGCGATGAGCTTAAGGTTTTCGGAGACGACTACAATACTTCTGATGGTTCTGCTGTTCGCGATTATATAAATGTTGTTGATTTGGCAAAAGCACACGTTACCGCCATTGCTCGTTTACTGGAGGGGAAAAATAAAACGAATTACGAAATTTTTAATCTCGGAACCGGTGATGGCTTGTCGGTATTGGAAGTTGTAAAAGGCTTTGAGAGAGCAACCGGCGAAAAGCTAAATTATAAAATTGTTGGTCGTCGTGCCGGCGATGTGGAGCAAATTTGGGCTGATACTACATATGCCAACGAAGAACTTGGTTGGAAAGCTGAGAAAGGGTTGGATGAAACGCTGCTTTCAGCCTGGAACTGGGAGAAGAAGGTTCGCGGAATTCAATAATATTTTCGAAATAAAACCTTTGTCAGTTATCTTTTGAACAATTCCTGTATTTTTGCCTAAAAACAGACACATTATGAAGACAATACTGATTACAGGAGGTGCCGGATTTATTGGTTCGCACGTGGTTCGTTTATTTGTAAATAACTACCCTGATTACAAAATTGTAACCCTCGACAAACTTACATATGCCGGGAATTTGGCTAACCTGAAGGATGTTGAAGACAAGCCGAACTACGAGTTTGTAAAAGGCGATATTGTCGATAGTGCATTCATTCAGAAATTGTTTGAAGAGAAGCAGTTCTATGGAGTGATTCACCTGGCTGCTGAATCGCATGTAGATCGTTCGATTTCTAACCCGACGGAGTTTGTTGTTACCAACGTAATTGGTACTGTTAATTTGCTGAACGCCGCAAAACACATTTGGAAGGATAAATTCGAAGGTAAACGGTTCTATCACATTTCAACCGATGAGGTTTATGGTTCGCTGGGCGATGAGGGAATGTTTACCGAAGAAACTGCTTACGATCCGCACAGTCCGTATTCGGCATCAAAAGCCAGTTCCGATCATTTTGTACGTGCCTACCACGACACGTTTGGGGTGCCAATAGTAATTTCAAACTGTTCGAACAATTATGGTTCGTTCCAGTTTCCCGAGAAATTGATTCCGCTTTTTATTCATAACATTAAAAACAACAAACCGCTGCCGGTTTACGGTAAAGGAGAAAACGTTCGCGACTGGCTTTGGGTAGTCGATCATGCCCGTGCCATCGATGTAATTTTCCATAAAGGAGAAATTGGAGAAACATACAACATCGGTGGTTTTAACGAATGGACCAACATCGATCTGATTCGGGTGATGTGCCGTAAAATGGACGAAAAGCTGGGGCGCCAGGTTGGAGAATCTGAAAAGTTGATCACTTTTGTGAAAGATCGTGCCGGACATGATTTGCGTTATGCCATTGATGCCACAAAAATTAAAAACGAACTGGGTTGGGAACCTTCGCTGCAGTTTGAGGAAGGTATTGAAAAGACCATTGAATGGTACCTCGAAAATACCGAATGGCTTGAAAATGTAACTTCAGGAGATTACCAGAAATACTACGAACAGCAATACATAAAAAGATAAATCGTACCAAAAAAATAGTGAAAAGGAGATACAACATTGTGTCTCCTTTTCTGTTTTAATATTTGAATCTGATTTAGAATGTAGTAACTTGTACAAGCACATAAAATCCGTTATCAGAACATACAAAATTTAAAACAGAAACATGAAACAAAAAATTCTTTTACTGGCGCTGATTGCCTTGCTGGCAGCGTGCAGTACAACAAAACAAGTGCGAAATTCGCAGAAAGGATTAAAAGGCAATTGGACATTGTCGACCATTACTACTGACCAGGGGAATAAAGTAGAAATTAAGGAACTTTTTAACCAGGCATCGCCCGATTGTTTCGAGGGCAGTGAGTGGAGTTTCGTTAGCAATAACAATTCCGGAACTTATTCTTTTATGGATGTGGCTTGCATTAATTCTACCCACTCCATAAAATGGTTCATGGAGCAAGATGGTGACGATATTTATTTCTTATGGAAATTTATTCCTGATGGTGTAAAGCCCAAAGATGTTACCGCCGGTTATAAGTTAAAACTGCTTTCAGAATCAGAAACAGAATTTGTGTTGGCCCAGGATGCTGCATTCGAAGGCAGTGTCATTTCAATTTATTATCAATTCACCAAAAATTAGGATTACAGTTATGAAGAATATTACATTAGTAGTTCTTGGCTTGTTTATTGCCGGAATGTTTTTAAATAGTTGCAGCTCTCTGCAAAATGCAAACAGCACACAAAAAGGTGCAGGAATAGGAGTGGCGGCAGGAGCCGCTTTAGGTGCGTTAATTGGTGGAAAAAATAACCGTGCAGCGGGTGCTTTAGTGGGAGCTGCTGTTGGTGGAGGAGCCGGTGCCATAATTGGTAATCAAATGGATAAGCAGGCAGAAGAAATTGAAACGACAATGCCGGGTGCCGAAGTGGTGAGAAGTGAAGAAGGAATTCAGTTAATTCTGGATGAAAACGCCGATGTACGTTTTGAATTTGATAGTTCAGATCTTACAAGTGCTTCGCAAACCAACCTGGGTAAGTTGGTTGAGATATTCAATAAATACCCGGATACCGACATTTTGGTTATTGGGCATACTGACAGCGATGGGGCTGAATCGTATAACCAAACACTATCAGAAAAACGAGCGGCATCGGTACAGAGTTTCTTAACATCAAACGGAATATTGGCTTCACGGTTAAGCTCAACAGGAATGGGTGAATTGCAACCAAGGGTATCGAATGATACAAAGGAAGGAAAAGCACAAAACCGCCGGGTAGAGTTTACCATTACAGCCAACGAGGATATGGTTAATGCTGCAAAAGAACAGGCTGGCGAAAATTAATTTTGTTGTCATTTTCATATCTTGGATGTTAAGAATTGAAACGACTTTGAAAATTGTGTTGCAAAAGTTTCAGAAACAGATTTTTATACTATCTTTGCGCCACATTTTTCAAAATTAAAAAATAGAATTATGCCAGTAAAAATGAGATTAGCGCGACACGGTCGCAAACGCTACGCATACTACCACATTGTAGTAGCTGATAGCAGGGCGCCACGAGATGGCAGGTACATTGAAAGAATTGGCACGTACAATCCTAACACTGATCCTGCTACTATCGATCTCGATTTTGACAAAGCTTACGACTGGCTTGTTAAAGGCGCACAACCAACCGACACTGTAAGAGCAATTTTATCTTACAAAGGTGTTATGTACAAAAAACACCTGATGGGTGGAGTTAAAAAAGGAGCTTTCGATGAAGCTGAAGCTGAAAAGCGTTTAGAGAGTTGGATTGCAGAAAAAGAAGCTAAAATTCAGGCAAAAATCGACCGTTTGGCCGGTGATGCTGCTGCAGAAACTCAAAAACAATTAGAAGCTGAGAAGAAAATCAACGAAGACAGAGCTGCCGCTATTGCTGCAAGAGATGCAGAATTAGCCGCTGAAGCTGAAGCTGCTGCTAAAGAAGCAGAAGCTGAAGAAGCTGCAGAAGAAGTAGCCGCTGAAGTTGAAGAAACTCCTGAAGCTGAAGCACCTGCTGTTGAAGAGGAAGCTTCGGAAGAAGAAAGAGGTGCGGAATCTTAAGAAAGACAACTCATCTTATTATAGAAAACCACTTGCCATTTGGCAGGTGGTTTTTTTGTGTTTACATCCATGGTTTAACATCTCTGGATAAAAATTATGTAACACTTTTTTGGAACTTTCTGCTTATAACTACCGTTTCAAGGGAAAATGCCTTACTTTTGAAGTATGGAAACGATACCAAAAACCGATTGCCAAAAAGTTGGATTCTTCAGAAAGACGCACGGCGTGCATGGTGAAGTGGTCCTTGAGTTTGACGAACAGTTTGAATATTCAGTGGAAGAATGCGACCGCTTTTTTATTGAACTGGATGGATTGCTTGTTCCTTTCTTTGTGGAAAAAGATGGTTTCCGTTTTCGTTCATCAAAATCAGCCATTGTTAAATTCGATTGGGTGGATGATGAAAAATATGCCAAACGCCTGATCGGTGCCGGAGCTTATCTATTTCATTCCGAAATTGTAGATGAACTGGAAGAAACAGAATCTACGTTTGAAGGCTTAATGCTAATTGACAGTAAACTGGGTGAAATTGGTGTAATCGATCATGTGGATGACTACTCAGGAAATATCGTATTTACCGTTTCGTACAGGGGTGAGGAACTGCTAATTCCGTTTCACGAAGAGATGTTGGTTTCGTATAGCGAGAATGAAAGTTCTATTACTTTAAACTTACCCGACGGACTGATTGACGCTTAACTCCGGCTCAAAATCAATAAATTTTTTTCTCCAGTTTTCAGGAATAGTTTCCGAAACTCGTGCTTGCATATCGAAACAAACCATTACCGATGCACAAACTGCTACTGGTTCAGTATTATTTTGTTTGTAAACGGCTTGCTTCATTTCAAGGCTCTTTTCGCCAAGCAACGAAACGGAGGTTACTACATGAATTTTATCCTCAAGAAAAGTAGGTTGCATGTAATCCACTTTTACCGATGCGATTATCAATCCTTTGTGCGTCCAGCTTATTAGATCTCCCAGAACTGATTCGAAATATTGTAGGCGGGCCAAATCAAAAAACTCCTGGTATTTGGCATTGTAAACATGCCCCATCAGGTCGATGTCGTTAAACCGAATTTGTACCGGTACAATGTGTTCCTGTTTCATGAAATACTTTGTTTATTGAAATAAAGGTGCAATTTTTTTCCCCACGTGTGCAACTTTAAAAGGGTTTGCACGTCATTAAAACGTTAAAATAGTATTTGTAAATAAATGCGAGCATTATTTTTAGTGATGAAGAACATAGAATTAAAAATTTAAATAGTTACTACATGAAAACAAGAGTTCTGTTATTTAGCCTTTTTGTATTGGGCTTATTTGTTGCCTCAACAGTTCAGGCAGAAGAAGAAACACGTGATGTATCAAGTTTCTCAGAAATTAGTTTGCGAATTCCTGCAACAGTCCACCTGGAGCAGGGAAGTCCGCAAAGTGTGCGGATAGTTGCCAAGCAGTCTACCCTTGAAGATATAATTACCGAGGTAAACGGAAGTAAGTTAGTAATTCGTTTTCCCGGGAAAAGTATTTTTCAGCGCAATTACAGACCAGGAAAGATCGATATTTACATTAGTGTACCGGATATTGATGGATTGGGAGTTTCCGGTTCTGGCGATATTTTAGCCGACGAGATTAAAGCACGGATTATTGATCTGGCTGTTAGTGGCAGCGGAAATATTGAAATAGATAATCTGACATCAAAGAAAGTAAAAGGCGCAATTTCTGGATCTGGTAATATTAATATTGAAAGCGATGGTGTTGCCGACGAACTTTCGGTTTCAATCTCCGGTTCCGGTAACTTTAGAGCCGACAGGTTTGAAGCAGAGGATGTAACCGTTAGCACATCCGGATCGGGTAATTGCAACGTAAACTCAAATGGTTCGCTAAAAGCACGAATCGCTGGTTCAGGCAGTGTGTATTATAAAGGTAATCCACGTGTTGACGCTTCGGTGGCCGGATCGGGTCGAGTGAGAAATATGTAATCTGAATACACTAGCTATATGACTGAATACCATCCATTTTTATGGGTGGTATTTTTTTGTTTATACATTCGATTTATGAGAAATGTCATTTTCTTCATGGCGAATTATCATTGTGTTCGATCTTTGTTTAAAAAAATCCTTGAAGTCATTGTTTTTAATGCTGTAAAATGTCAATAATTCAAAGATTCTCATAATTTTGTTTCAGAATGTCAGTACATACTTTCAAATTGAACGAAATTTTTTACTGAATAAACTAAATCAACTTAGTAAACCTAAGATCAAAAAATATTGGCTGTTTCCGACCTTTTTTGGTCAATTCTTAAGTTATTAAAAAACCATAATGTCAATGAAAAAAATTGCTAATTTATTATTTGCTGTACTCTTAATCTTCAGCACACAGGCCCAGAACCTATCGCCGGTTTTGGGGGTTGGCGATGAAAGAGCAGAGCTTTATGCATTTACCAATGCAACTGTAGTTGCCAATTATCAAACAGTATTAAAAGATGCTGTGATGATTATTCAAAAAGGTAAAATCGTAGATGTTGGGAAAAATATTGCTATTCCTGAAAATGCTGTGGTTATCGACCTGGAAGGAAAATTCATTTATCCTTCGTTTATCGATTTGTTTACCGAATACGGTATGAGTAAAAACACTCCTTCTTCGGCACCTCGAACCATGATGTCGTATTACATGCGGTCACAAAATTTTGAGTCGCCAAATGGCGGACCATACTACTGGAACGATGCCATAAAATCATATGTCAGCGCTGTTGAGTCGTTTCATGTAAATGAAAAAGATGCTACCGATTTTCGCAAAGCTGGTTTTGGTACAGTTCTTACTCAGAAGAAAGACGGAATTATGAGAGGAAGTGCTGCTTTGGTTGCCTTGTTGGAAGGAAAAGAAACACAGGCAGTAGTAAAAGGTAAGGCTGCAAGTGGTTATTCTTTCGATAAAGGAAGCTCGCAAATGAATTATCCCAGTTCGTTAATGGGGTCGTTCGCTTTGTTGCGTCAGACCTTGTATGATACAGAGTGGTATGCTGC comes from uncultured Draconibacterium sp. and encodes:
- the galE gene encoding UDP-glucose 4-epimerase GalE; its protein translation is MAKKILVTGGTGYIGSHTVVELQESGYDVVVVDDLSNSSIDVLDNIEKITGKKPEFEQFNLADKEKTVDFFKRNKGIEAIIHFAAFKAVGESVQIPLNYYRNNLVSLMNLLDCQREFDVPNMVFSSSCTVYGQPEKLPVTESTPRKDAESPYGNTKRVSEDILQDSVKAYPELKAIALRYFNPIGAHPTALIGELPLGVPQNLVPFITQTAAGLRDELKVFGDDYNTSDGSAVRDYINVVDLAKAHVTAIARLLEGKNKTNYEIFNLGTGDGLSVLEVVKGFERATGEKLNYKIVGRRAGDVEQIWADTTYANEELGWKAEKGLDETLLSAWNWEKKVRGIQ
- the rfbB gene encoding dTDP-glucose 4,6-dehydratase, which gives rise to MKTILITGGAGFIGSHVVRLFVNNYPDYKIVTLDKLTYAGNLANLKDVEDKPNYEFVKGDIVDSAFIQKLFEEKQFYGVIHLAAESHVDRSISNPTEFVVTNVIGTVNLLNAAKHIWKDKFEGKRFYHISTDEVYGSLGDEGMFTEETAYDPHSPYSASKASSDHFVRAYHDTFGVPIVISNCSNNYGSFQFPEKLIPLFIHNIKNNKPLPVYGKGENVRDWLWVVDHARAIDVIFHKGEIGETYNIGGFNEWTNIDLIRVMCRKMDEKLGRQVGESEKLITFVKDRAGHDLRYAIDATKIKNELGWEPSLQFEEGIEKTIEWYLENTEWLENVTSGDYQKYYEQQYIKR
- a CDS encoding lipocalin family protein, giving the protein MKQKILLLALIALLAACSTTKQVRNSQKGLKGNWTLSTITTDQGNKVEIKELFNQASPDCFEGSEWSFVSNNNSGTYSFMDVACINSTHSIKWFMEQDGDDIYFLWKFIPDGVKPKDVTAGYKLKLLSESETEFVLAQDAAFEGSVISIYYQFTKN
- a CDS encoding OmpA family protein, with product MKNITLVVLGLFIAGMFLNSCSSLQNANSTQKGAGIGVAAGAALGALIGGKNNRAAGALVGAAVGGGAGAIIGNQMDKQAEEIETTMPGAEVVRSEEGIQLILDENADVRFEFDSSDLTSASQTNLGKLVEIFNKYPDTDILVIGHTDSDGAESYNQTLSEKRAASVQSFLTSNGILASRLSSTGMGELQPRVSNDTKEGKAQNRRVEFTITANEDMVNAAKEQAGEN
- a CDS encoding 30S ribosomal protein S16, whose protein sequence is MPVKMRLARHGRKRYAYYHIVVADSRAPRDGRYIERIGTYNPNTDPATIDLDFDKAYDWLVKGAQPTDTVRAILSYKGVMYKKHLMGGVKKGAFDEAEAEKRLESWIAEKEAKIQAKIDRLAGDAAAETQKQLEAEKKINEDRAAAIAARDAELAAEAEAAAKEAEAEEAAEEVAAEVEETPEAEAPAVEEEASEEERGAES
- a CDS encoding acyl-CoA thioesterase, translating into MKQEHIVPVQIRFNDIDLMGHVYNAKYQEFFDLARLQYFESVLGDLISWTHKGLIIASVKVDYMQPTFLEDKIHVVTSVSLLGEKSLEMKQAVYKQNNTEPVAVCASVMVCFDMQARVSETIPENWRKKFIDFEPELSVNQSVG
- a CDS encoding head GIN domain-containing protein — encoded protein: MKTRVLLFSLFVLGLFVASTVQAEEETRDVSSFSEISLRIPATVHLEQGSPQSVRIVAKQSTLEDIITEVNGSKLVIRFPGKSIFQRNYRPGKIDIYISVPDIDGLGVSGSGDILADEIKARIIDLAVSGSGNIEIDNLTSKKVKGAISGSGNINIESDGVADELSVSISGSGNFRADRFEAEDVTVSTSGSGNCNVNSNGSLKARIAGSGSVYYKGNPRVDASVAGSGRVRNM